TTCTACGATTTACAGCAGTATATGGGTCCAAATAATCAAATATATCTTCTTCGAATAAATGACATGCATTTTTGTATTCATTGAATGGTAAATCTAACAAATAAAATTCTCTATCAATACATGTTAGTACAAGCTTCCCTACAATTTCATGAGCTTCACGAAATGGCAATCCTTTCGATGCTAAGTAGTCAGCTAATTCAGTTGCATTTGAAAAATCTTGCTTAGTCGCTGCTGACATTTGATTTTTGTTGATAACCATTGATGCAATCATGCCTGTAAAAATTTGTAGTGAACCAATAACAGTTTTTACAGTATCGAACATTCCTTCCTTATCTTCTTGCATATCTTTGTTATAAGCTAACGGCGTCCCCTTTAAGACAGTTAATAATCCAAATAAATTTCCATAAACCCTGCCAGTTTTCCCACGAATTAGCTCGGCCATATCTGGATTTTTCTTTTGTGGCATAATACTACTTCCTGTTGCAAAACGATCATCGATTTCAATAAATTGAAATTCTTGACTAGACCATAAAATCATTTCTTCACATAAGCGTGATAAGTGCATCATTAGCATAGAGCTGTTACTTAAAAATTCAACAATAAAATCTCTATCACTAACTGCGTCTATACTATTTTCATAAATACTATTAAAACCTAACAATGAAGCGCTATATTCACGGTCAATGGGAAATGTTGTTCCAGCCAATGCTCCAGCACCAAGCGGGGATTGGTTTATACGCTTTAATGATTCCTTATATCGAGTTTTATCCCTCTCAAGCATCCAGAAATAAGCCATTAAGTGATGTGCAAAGGATATTGGCTGGGCTCGTTGTAGATGTGTATAACCTGGTATAATCGCTTCAATATGGTGCTCTGCTTGCGTAACAAGTGCAGCTTGGAATTCACAAATTAATAATATAATTTCATTCACATTTTTTTGTAAATATAAATGCATATCCGTTGCTACTTGATCATTTCTACTTCGGCCTGTGTGTAACTTTCCACCCACAGGCCCTATCTCTTCAATTAACATTTTTTCAATATTAAGATGAATATCTTCTTCACTCACAGAAAAAGACATTTCATTGTTTAATGCTTTTTGTTCTAATAACTGAAGCCCTTGCTTAATCTTTTGAACATCACCTTCAGGTAATATTCCACATTTACCTAACATCGCTACATGTGCAAGGCTACCCTTAATGTCTTCTTCTACTAGTTCTTGGTCAAAGGGAATAGAAGCACCGAACTCTTCAACCCACTCCTCAGCTGTTTGTGTAAAACGGCCTCCCCAAAGTTTCTTCACACTATCACCTTCTCATTGTTAACGATACTGCTCACTTTCGTTGGTAACCCCCACAGTGTTATAAAACCTACTGCTGAAGAATGATCAAATTCGTCCTCCGTAGAATAGGTTGCTAATTTTTCATCATATAATGAGTTTGGCGATTTTCTTCCTTCAACGATCGCATGCCCTTTAAATAATTTCACACGTACGATACCGTTCACAAACTGTTGTGTTTCAGCTAAAAATGCAAGTAACGCATCTTTTAATGGTGAAAACCACAGTCCATTATAAATTAATTCAGTGAGCTGTTTTTCAATGAGTGGTTTGAAATGTGCCACTTCCTTGACTAATGTTATATCTTCTAGTTCTTTATGAGCTTTTATAAGTGTCATTGCTCCCGGGCATTCATACACCTCCCGAGATTTGATACCGACTAAACGATTCTCAACATGATCGATTCTACCTACCCCATGCTTTCCAGCTAATAAATTCAATTCTAATATAAGCTCTGCTAAGGAGTATTTTTTGCCATTTAAAGATACAGGAACCCCCTTCTCAAAGCTAATTTCTACAATATCAGGTATAGTTGGCGTGTTGTCTATGCTAGCTGTTAGTTCGTAAGCCTCTTCTGGAGGGGCTACCCATGGATCTTCTAGTACACCACATTCGTTACTTCTTCCCCAAAGATTTTGATCAATGGAAAATGGACTATCCAAATTAACCGGTATAGGTATGTTTTTGTTTTTTGCATATGCAATTTCTTCTTCACGAGACCAACTCCAATCTCTAACTGGTGCTAACACTTCCAATTTAGGATTGAGTGCTTTAATAGCCACCTCAAAACGCACCTGATCGTTTCCTTTACCAGTACAACCATGAGCGACAGCAACTGCACCTTCAAGCTCTGCAACTTCTACTAACTTTTTTGCAATTAGTGGTCTTGATAATGCAGATACTAATGGATATTTCCCTTCATATAACGTATGTGCTTGCAATGATATTAAAGCGTAATCATTTGCAAATTCCTCCTTAGCATCAATGACATATGATTTGATTGCTCCAACCTTTAACGCCTTTTCCTTAACAAATTGAAGATCCTTTCCCTCCCCAACGTCTAAACAACACGCTATAACCCCGTATCCATGCTCCTGAAGCCATTTAATT
This window of the Bacillus sp. SM2101 genome carries:
- a CDS encoding argininosuccinate synthase, with the protein product MTNQKIVLAYSGGLDTSVAIKWLQEHGYGVIACCLDVGEGKDLQFVKEKALKVGAIKSYVIDAKEEFANDYALISLQAHTLYEGKYPLVSALSRPLIAKKLVEVAELEGAVAVAHGCTGKGNDQVRFEVAIKALNPKLEVLAPVRDWSWSREEEIAYAKNKNIPIPVNLDSPFSIDQNLWGRSNECGVLEDPWVAPPEEAYELTASIDNTPTIPDIVEISFEKGVPVSLNGKKYSLAELILELNLLAGKHGVGRIDHVENRLVGIKSREVYECPGAMTLIKAHKELEDITLVKEVAHFKPLIEKQLTELIYNGLWFSPLKDALLAFLAETQQFVNGIVRVKLFKGHAIVEGRKSPNSLYDEKLATYSTEDEFDHSSAVGFITLWGLPTKVSSIVNNEKVIV
- the argH gene encoding argininosuccinate lyase, translating into MKKLWGGRFTQTAEEWVEEFGASIPFDQELVEEDIKGSLAHVAMLGKCGILPEGDVQKIKQGLQLLEQKALNNEMSFSVSEEDIHLNIEKMLIEEIGPVGGKLHTGRSRNDQVATDMHLYLQKNVNEIILLICEFQAALVTQAEHHIEAIIPGYTHLQRAQPISFAHHLMAYFWMLERDKTRYKESLKRINQSPLGAGALAGTTFPIDREYSASLLGFNSIYENSIDAVSDRDFIVEFLSNSSMLMMHLSRLCEEMILWSSQEFQFIEIDDRFATGSSIMPQKKNPDMAELIRGKTGRVYGNLFGLLTVLKGTPLAYNKDMQEDKEGMFDTVKTVIGSLQIFTGMIASMVINKNQMSAATKQDFSNATELADYLASKGLPFREAHEIVGKLVLTCIDREFYLLDLPFNEYKNACHLFEEDIFDYLDPYTAVNRRNSVGGTGFREVENAILQAKLRLEKK